The following proteins come from a genomic window of Sphingobium cloacae:
- a CDS encoding prephenate/arogenate dehydrogenase family protein, with protein sequence MLPFARVTIIGLGLIGSSLARAIRQYMPTVRVTGHDADPQVRDVARAIDLCDDIADTAGAAVTDADLVVLCVPVRAMGAAAADFADDLPGDAIVSDVGSCKADVLAQLSAALPGHAIIPAHPVAGTENSGPEAGFATLFQGRWCIVTPPAGADPTAVERVAEFWRRVGAEVETMEPAHHDLVLAVTSHLPHLIAYTIVGTASDLEDVTQSEVIKYSAGGFRDFTRIAASDPTMWRDVFLANKDAVLEMLQRFSEDLSALQRAIRWDDGDALFNLFTRTRAIRRSIIEQGQDDPKPDFGRKH encoded by the coding sequence GTGCTGCCCTTCGCGCGCGTCACCATCATCGGGCTGGGCCTGATCGGATCGTCGCTGGCGCGCGCGATCCGGCAATATATGCCGACGGTGCGCGTCACGGGCCATGACGCCGACCCGCAGGTGCGGGACGTGGCGCGGGCCATCGACCTGTGCGACGACATCGCCGACACGGCGGGCGCGGCGGTGACGGATGCCGATCTGGTCGTGCTGTGCGTGCCGGTGCGGGCGATGGGCGCGGCGGCGGCGGATTTCGCCGACGACCTGCCCGGCGACGCCATCGTCAGCGACGTGGGATCGTGCAAGGCCGATGTGCTGGCGCAACTCAGCGCGGCGCTGCCGGGGCACGCGATCATTCCCGCGCATCCGGTCGCGGGGACGGAGAATAGCGGGCCGGAAGCGGGCTTCGCCACGCTGTTCCAGGGCCGCTGGTGCATCGTCACCCCGCCCGCCGGGGCCGATCCCACGGCGGTCGAGCGCGTGGCGGAGTTCTGGCGGCGCGTGGGCGCGGAGGTGGAGACGATGGAGCCGGCGCATCATGACCTGGTGCTGGCGGTGACGAGCCATCTGCCGCACCTGATCGCCTATACCATCGTCGGCACGGCCAGCGACCTGGAGGATGTCACCCAGTCGGAGGTCATCAAATATTCGGCGGGCGGCTTCCGCGATTTCACCCGGATCGCGGCGTCCGATCCGACCATGTGGCGCGACGTGTTCCTCGCCAACAAGGATGCCGTGCTGGAGATGCTGCAACGCTTCTCCGAGGATCTGTCCGCGCTGCAACGGGCGATCCGCTGGGACGACGGGGATGCGCTGTTCAACCTCTTCACCCGCACCCGCGCCATCCGCCGCTCGATCATCGAGCAGGGGCAGGACGATCCCAAGCCCGATTTCGGGCGCAAGCATTAG
- a CDS encoding lysophospholipid acyltransferase family protein — protein MIVITALRSLAFLLVFYGGSLLFVLTAIIAHWIAPRAVLSVAAAWSRFHRRCVRWLLGQRVRVEGDLPQGAYLYILKHESMFETIDLLCLFDRPAIAAKRELLDIPLWGGLARDYGLLPVERSAGASALRALRAAARQANAAGRPICLFPEGTRVPHGEAPPLRAGFAGLYAILGLPVVPIAVDSGRLSPRGRFLKRSGIITYKVGETVPPGLPRKEAEARVHAAINALNA, from the coding sequence ATGATCGTCATCACCGCCCTGCGTTCCCTCGCCTTCCTCCTCGTCTTTTACGGCGGATCGCTGCTGTTCGTGCTGACGGCGATCATCGCGCACTGGATCGCGCCCCGCGCCGTCCTGTCCGTCGCGGCGGCGTGGAGCCGCTTCCATCGCCGCTGCGTGCGCTGGTTGCTGGGGCAGAGGGTGCGGGTGGAGGGCGATCTGCCGCAGGGGGCCTATCTCTACATCCTCAAGCATGAATCCATGTTCGAGACGATCGACCTGCTCTGCCTGTTCGATCGCCCCGCCATCGCGGCCAAGCGCGAGCTGCTCGACATACCGCTCTGGGGCGGGCTGGCGCGCGATTATGGCCTGCTGCCGGTGGAGCGCAGCGCCGGGGCCAGCGCCCTGCGCGCCCTGCGCGCCGCCGCGCGGCAGGCGAATGCGGCAGGCCGCCCTATCTGCCTCTTCCCCGAAGGCACCCGCGTCCCCCATGGGGAAGCGCCGCCGCTCCGCGCCGGTTTCGCGGGGCTCTATGCGATACTGGGCCTGCCGGTCGTTCCCATCGCGGTGGACAGCGGACGCCTGTCCCCGCGCGGCCGTTTCCTCAAGCGCTCCGGCATCATCACGTACAAGGTGGGGGAAACAGTCCCCCCCGGCCTTCCCCGCAAGGAAGCCGAGGCGCGGGTCCATGCCGCGATCAATGCGCTGAACGCCTGA
- the hisC gene encoding histidinol-phosphate transaminase yields the protein MTKPAPKEWIVGISAYVPGKAASDDGRPLIKLSANENPLGTCAAAKQAMAATAADLAIYPDPAATKLREAIAAAHGLDPARVVYGTGSDELLHLAASGYAGPGDEVLFPRHSFAVYEIAARRVGATPVVAPDRDYTTDVDALLAAVTARTKIVYVANPNNPTGTMAPRSEIARLHAGLRPDILLVLDQAYAEYLEADEDDDGLELAKGAANVLVTRTFSKIHGLAAERIGWGYASAEVVDILHRIRGPFNVTSGGQAAAAAAIGDADWIAASRAHNRRWRAWLTDEVAALSNHGLRAVPSKANFLLILFDGRLTAEAAMKGLMEEGFATRWLGGQGMANALRITIGTEDQLRIVAARLRAMAEAA from the coding sequence ATGACGAAACCTGCTCCCAAGGAATGGATAGTCGGCATCTCCGCTTATGTGCCGGGCAAGGCCGCGTCCGACGATGGCCGCCCGCTCATCAAGCTGTCCGCCAATGAAAATCCGCTCGGCACCTGCGCGGCGGCGAAACAGGCCATGGCGGCCACCGCCGCCGACCTCGCCATCTATCCCGATCCCGCCGCGACGAAGCTGCGCGAGGCGATCGCCGCGGCGCATGGGCTGGACCCGGCGCGGGTCGTCTATGGCACCGGGTCGGACGAGCTGCTCCATCTGGCCGCGAGCGGCTATGCCGGGCCGGGCGACGAAGTGCTGTTTCCGCGCCATTCCTTCGCGGTCTACGAGATCGCGGCGCGGCGCGTGGGAGCAACGCCGGTGGTGGCGCCCGACCGGGACTATACGACCGATGTGGACGCGCTGCTCGCCGCCGTGACGGCGCGGACGAAAATCGTCTATGTCGCCAATCCCAACAATCCGACCGGCACCATGGCCCCGCGTTCGGAGATCGCGCGGCTGCATGCGGGGCTGCGGCCCGACATATTGCTGGTGCTGGATCAGGCCTATGCCGAATATCTGGAAGCCGATGAGGATGACGACGGGCTGGAGCTGGCGAAGGGCGCGGCCAATGTGCTGGTTACGCGCACCTTTTCGAAGATTCACGGGCTGGCCGCGGAGCGCATCGGCTGGGGCTATGCCAGCGCCGAGGTGGTGGACATCCTCCACCGGATCCGGGGTCCGTTCAACGTGACCAGCGGCGGACAGGCGGCGGCGGCGGCGGCCATCGGCGATGCGGACTGGATCGCGGCCAGCCGCGCGCATAACCGGCGGTGGCGCGCATGGCTGACGGATGAAGTCGCGGCGCTTTCCAATCATGGCCTGCGCGCGGTGCCGAGCAAGGCGAATTTCCTGCTGATCCTCTTCGACGGCAGGCTGACGGCGGAGGCGGCGATGAAGGGACTGATGGAGGAAGGCTTCGCGACGCGCTGGCTGGGCGGACAGGGCATGGCGAACGCCCTGCGCATCACGATCGGCACGGAAGACCAGCTCCGTATCGTCGCGGCCAGGCTGCGCGCCATGGCGGAAGCGGCCTGA
- the metX gene encoding homoserine O-acetyltransferase MetX, translated as MASIPTHEDSRFGLRRQVRLDGPLRLDSGAMLGPVDIAYETYGAMNADRSNVILICHALTMDQYVASEHPVTGKPGWWWRLVGAGKPIDPARHFIVCANVIGSCLGSSGPASIDPATNEPYAMRFPVITIADMVRAQAMLLDHLGVDRLATVIGGSMGGMQALTWPTIFPERVESCIVIASTARHSAQNIAFHEVGRQAIMADPHWRGGDYYADGIVPGAGLAVARMAAHITYLSEAGLTEKFGRRLQGREAKTFGFDADFQVESYLRHQGLSFVERFDANSYLYITRAMDYYDIAEDHGGSLARAFAASKARFCLVSFDTDWLYPTAESRVIVHALNASGAQASFVELSSPFGHDAFLLECPELNRVVDGFLRGGRA; from the coding sequence ATGGCCAGCATCCCCACGCATGAAGACAGCCGCTTCGGCCTTCGCCGTCAGGTGCGTCTTGATGGCCCCCTGCGGCTGGACAGCGGCGCGATGCTGGGTCCGGTCGACATCGCCTATGAAACCTATGGCGCGATGAACGCGGACCGTTCCAACGTCATCCTGATCTGCCATGCGCTGACGATGGATCAATATGTCGCGTCCGAACATCCGGTGACGGGCAAGCCCGGCTGGTGGTGGAGACTGGTAGGCGCGGGCAAGCCCATCGATCCCGCGCGTCATTTCATCGTCTGCGCCAACGTCATCGGCTCCTGCCTCGGCTCCAGCGGCCCTGCCAGCATCGACCCGGCGACGAACGAACCCTATGCCATGCGTTTCCCCGTCATCACCATAGCGGACATGGTGCGGGCGCAGGCGATGCTGCTCGATCATCTGGGCGTGGACCGGCTTGCGACTGTCATCGGTGGTTCGATGGGCGGCATGCAGGCGCTCACCTGGCCCACCATTTTCCCCGAACGCGTCGAAAGCTGCATCGTCATCGCCTCCACGGCGCGGCACAGCGCCCAGAATATCGCCTTCCACGAAGTCGGGCGGCAGGCGATCATGGCCGACCCCCACTGGCGCGGCGGCGATTATTACGCGGACGGCATCGTGCCTGGAGCGGGCCTTGCCGTCGCGCGCATGGCGGCGCACATCACCTATCTGTCCGAAGCGGGCCTCACCGAGAAATTCGGGCGGCGCCTGCAAGGGCGGGAGGCGAAGACCTTCGGCTTCGACGCCGATTTCCAGGTGGAAAGCTATCTGCGCCATCAGGGGTTGAGCTTCGTCGAGCGGTTCGACGCCAACAGCTATCTCTACATCACCCGCGCCATGGACTATTATGACATAGCCGAGGATCATGGCGGATCGCTGGCCCGCGCCTTCGCCGCCAGCAAGGCGCGCTTCTGCCTCGTCAGCTTCGATACGGACTGGCTCTATCCCACGGCGGAATCGCGGGTGATCGTCCATGCGCTCAACGCTTCGGGCGCGCAGGCGAGCTTCGTGGAGCTTTCCAGCCCCTTCGGCCATGACGCCTTCCTGCTCGAATGTCCCGAACTCAACCGGGTGGTCGACGGCTTCCTGCGCGGAGGCCGCGCTTGA
- a CDS encoding 2-hydroxyacid dehydrogenase, translated as MTDMQSIPLIAYGPLSDYLMAGLKSRFDVLEVAADADPGSLDPAAKEARALVSFGAVGAGAAIMDALPKLEMIGLFSVGYDKVDVDHARARGIRVSNTPDVLTDDVADLAVGLLFATMRNIAAYDRMVRSGAWARGEGVPLSTRITGRKIGILGLGRIGRAIAARLEPVAGEILYHNRHPQADAPYRYVADRIDFARQSDVIMVATSGGAEAAKLVDGDMLEALGPGGVIVNISRGSVIDEDALVAALADRRIAGAGLDVFAHEPHVPQALFAMDHVVLNPHQGSATVETRQAMADLVLANLDAWFAGEDLVTPVA; from the coding sequence ATGACCGACATGCAGAGCATCCCCCTCATCGCCTATGGCCCGCTGTCCGACTATCTGATGGCGGGCCTCAAGAGCCGCTTCGATGTGCTGGAGGTCGCCGCCGACGCCGATCCGGGGTCGCTCGATCCCGCCGCGAAGGAAGCGCGCGCGCTGGTGAGCTTCGGCGCGGTGGGCGCGGGCGCGGCGATCATGGACGCGCTGCCGAAGCTGGAGATGATCGGGCTGTTTTCCGTGGGCTATGACAAGGTGGACGTGGACCATGCCCGCGCCAGGGGCATCCGCGTCAGCAACACGCCCGACGTGCTGACCGACGACGTGGCGGACCTGGCGGTGGGGCTGCTGTTCGCGACGATGCGCAACATCGCGGCCTATGACCGGATGGTGCGGTCGGGCGCATGGGCGCGCGGCGAAGGCGTGCCGCTTTCCACGCGGATCACCGGGCGGAAGATCGGCATATTGGGCCTCGGCCGCATCGGCCGCGCCATCGCCGCGCGGCTGGAGCCGGTAGCGGGCGAGATCCTCTATCACAACCGCCACCCGCAAGCGGATGCGCCCTATCGCTATGTCGCCGACCGGATCGACTTCGCGCGGCAGAGCGACGTCATCATGGTCGCGACCTCCGGCGGGGCGGAAGCGGCGAAGCTGGTGGACGGGGATATGCTGGAGGCGCTGGGGCCGGGCGGCGTGATCGTCAATATCAGCCGGGGCAGCGTGATCGACGAGGATGCGCTGGTCGCGGCGCTGGCGGACCGGCGCATCGCGGGCGCGGGACTGGACGTGTTCGCCCATGAACCGCATGTGCCGCAAGCGCTGTTCGCGATGGACCATGTGGTGCTCAATCCCCATCAGGGGAGCGCGACGGTCGAAACGCGGCAGGCGATGGCCGATCTGGTGCTCGCCAATCTGGATGCCTGGTTTGCGGGAGAGGATTTGGTGACGCCCGTGGCGTGA
- a CDS encoding YdcF family protein, with the protein MIVRLLAVSILAWMLGFAWFAIFLPRPMDGRPTDAIVVLTGGAGRIDRGLALLQEGAAKRMLISGVDRSVRPAELAAEYKTPEELFTCCITLGREAIDTRSNAIETARWLERRDYRTVRLITTDWHMRRSALELRQALPGRVTIVYDAVPSRPSLTVLAREYNKYLLRRAAALIGI; encoded by the coding sequence GTGATCGTCCGGCTCCTCGCCGTGTCGATCCTGGCGTGGATGCTGGGTTTCGCCTGGTTCGCGATCTTCCTGCCGCGCCCGATGGACGGCAGGCCGACCGACGCCATCGTCGTGCTGACCGGCGGGGCGGGGCGCATCGACCGGGGCCTCGCGCTGTTGCAGGAGGGCGCGGCCAAGCGGATGCTGATCTCCGGCGTCGACCGTTCCGTCCGCCCGGCCGAACTGGCGGCGGAGTACAAGACGCCGGAAGAACTCTTCACCTGCTGCATCACGCTCGGCCGCGAAGCCATCGACACGCGCTCCAACGCCATCGAAACCGCCCGCTGGCTGGAGCGGCGCGACTATCGCACCGTGCGGCTCATCACGACCGACTGGCACATGCGCCGTTCCGCGCTGGAATTGCGGCAGGCGCTGCCGGGGCGCGTCACCATCGTCTACGACGCGGTGCCCAGCCGCCCCAGCCTCACCGTGCTGGCGCGGGAATATAATAAATATCTGCTGCGGCGCGCCGCCGCGCTGATCGGCATCTGA